The following coding sequences are from one Shewanella eurypsychrophilus window:
- a CDS encoding Trm112 family protein: MAFDKKLLEIVACPVCKGKLDYDKAKQQLICKADRLAYAINDGIPVLLENMAEPWKDEA; the protein is encoded by the coding sequence ATGGCGTTTGATAAAAAACTATTAGAAATTGTTGCTTGCCCGGTCTGTAAAGGCAAACTGGATTACGATAAAGCCAAACAACAATTGATCTGTAAAGCTGACCGATTGGCCTATGCCATCAACGATGGGATCCCAGTTTTATTGGAAAATATGGCTGAACCATGGAAAGATGAAGCGTAA
- the lpxK gene encoding tetraacyldisaccharide 4'-kinase, translated as MQEFVNKVWYPNKNTPLAYKVFKRLLLPLSLLFWLVSGVRRVLFKCGIKQTFALPVPVIIVGNITVGGSGKTPMVIFLIELMRKHGLKPGVISRGYGVEFEGVKSVERHMSAAEVGDEPAMIVARTAVPMVIGADRVKAAKALIHSGQVDVIISDDGLQHYRLERDIELLILDGERRFGNEMLLPSGPLREGVWRAKHVDFTIVNGKAHDGEFQMSLQPQAIQPVSASGNGTFVPCPVVAVAGIGNPQRFFNTLHEQGHTLTKCHEFEDHQKFTLELLTQVAGEQTILMTEKDAVKCRDFAKDNWWYLAVDAKLPTKFEVNLMDKLHRVIVEKEGKSDGV; from the coding sequence ATGCAAGAGTTTGTCAATAAAGTTTGGTATCCGAACAAAAATACGCCTCTTGCATATAAAGTGTTTAAGCGCCTTTTGTTACCATTATCTCTACTTTTCTGGTTAGTCAGTGGTGTTAGGCGCGTCTTGTTTAAATGTGGGATAAAGCAAACTTTCGCATTGCCTGTGCCGGTTATTATCGTCGGCAATATTACGGTTGGCGGCAGTGGTAAAACACCCATGGTTATTTTTCTTATTGAATTAATGAGAAAACATGGCTTGAAACCTGGGGTGATCAGTCGAGGCTATGGTGTTGAATTTGAGGGTGTGAAAAGCGTTGAGCGCCATATGTCGGCTGCTGAAGTGGGTGATGAGCCTGCTATGATTGTTGCAAGAACGGCTGTACCTATGGTGATTGGCGCTGACAGAGTTAAGGCCGCGAAAGCCTTGATTCATTCTGGGCAGGTTGATGTCATCATTAGTGACGATGGTTTGCAGCATTATCGTCTTGAGCGAGATATTGAACTCTTGATCCTTGATGGAGAACGACGTTTTGGCAATGAAATGTTATTGCCTTCCGGTCCGCTAAGAGAAGGGGTGTGGCGCGCTAAGCATGTTGATTTCACCATAGTAAATGGAAAGGCTCATGATGGAGAATTTCAGATGAGTCTGCAGCCTCAAGCTATTCAGCCAGTTTCCGCTTCAGGCAATGGCACTTTTGTACCATGCCCTGTGGTCGCTGTTGCTGGGATAGGCAATCCTCAACGCTTTTTTAATACATTGCATGAGCAGGGGCATACTTTAACTAAATGTCATGAGTTTGAAGACCATCAAAAGTTTACGCTTGAATTACTCACTCAAGTGGCAGGCGAACAAACCATTTTAATGACAGAAAAAGATGCGGTTAAGTGTCGCGATTTTGCAAAAGATAACTGGTGGTATTTAGCTGTTGATGCCAAGCTACCGACAAAATTTGAAGTGAACCTCATGGATAAACTCCATCGAGTTATTGTTGAAAAAGAAGGAAAATCAGATGGCGTTTGA